The Denticeps clupeoides chromosome 1, fDenClu1.1, whole genome shotgun sequence genome segment CCGGTCAAATCCGCGAGCCTCTGCAGTGTCGGACCATCAGGGTTGTTGTCCCGGGTGAACTGGGTCTGCATCACCTGCACAAGCACAGTTCTTTTTATTTGCCACTATGTCTTTCTTATTTTCTATGACAAACATTAGAGAATGTTCCTACAGAAACTTCTCGAAGCAGATCATcacataaaaactaaaaaacatttttttgcccCATAGATCACAATGCCATATAATTCAAATGAAATAGCAATTACTTAATCTCATATGTGTGTAATGCCTTCATATCTCTCACCTAATGCGCACTGTGTTTTTAGAAATATAGATTGTACTGaaaatattgtcattttatACGACCTCAAACCAACTGTTATATATCCCTCATCGTATCCTGGGCCAGGTAAGGCTCCTCGACCGTCCATCCCCCCAAATGCAAAGTCACTGTTCATCTGGACAAATCACATTCATCTTATCTTAAACAGCACACAACACGCTGCACAAACACACGAGTGTCCAAATGACACAGGCCTtcacatcttcatcttcatcaagctctctctctctctctctctctcacacacacacacacagacctgcagCTGATCTGCTGTAAAAGACGTCCGTGCTCGTTTTATTGCCTTGGGACGGTTTTCGGGGGGCAAAACGGCTTCGATCGCGACCTGGCGTCCTGATTACAGAGAGAAGGGGAGGAAACACGGCCCGCTTTAGTTCAGTTCCTGCAGCCGCGACGCTCGCTGCGTGATTGTGGGGCGCACCGCTCTCCGCCGCGCGTCCCAGGCTCTCCAGCACGGCGCCGTAGTGGGTGCGGCACAGCACCCTGTCCCGCAGGAGGCCGAACTGCTCGCCCGTGGACAGCTGCCGCTggcaggaggagcaggagaagcaggaCAGGTGGTAGGTGTTGGTCCGGGCGCGTCGCACCCAGTCGCCGGCGACGATCTGGTGGCCGCAGCGGGAGCATTTTGTGCCGAAAGTGCTGGAGGAGCGAACGACAAGAGAGACGCGGAATTTTCGCGAAACTGCGATATAATTATAGGTAATTTATAGGTCTGCAAATATCGCTTTAGTTTGAGAAACGATGATAATGTAAAActgtaattaaaattaaagtttCAAAAAGTTGAAATCACATTCAAGAACTTTTaaccacaaaaatattttatttgaaatgagttatgagaaatgtgaaaaatacCTGTCCGTACACAATATGTGGTATATTATACAGAACAGCTAAATGTtgttttgaattattaaaaaaaaatgaaaaataaaaaaaacattaaaaaacgtGGCACAATTAATTTGGTTGTAAAGGTTTGTAAATATGGGAATATGGGATTGGGGTCTAAAATTTGTACATTTGAAACTGAATATGTGATTTGACATAATTCCGATATATATAATTCCGTGATTTATATAATCCCATTTGATAAAATCGCGATATCATCCGTGATGAATTGAATCCTACTTGATATAATCGCGAAATAATACGTGACTGATACGATACTACTTGATTTACCCCGGACACAATCCATGACTGATACACTCCACTTTGTTAACATTAGGATATAATCCGAGATTGATATAACCCCACCTGATATAATCCGTTTTACAGAAGACGGCGGCGTTTTTCACGTAGCAGCTGCTGTGTTGGCGCAGCGGGGTTCTGCAGACGGAGCATTTCAGACACTTGACGTGCCAGTAGAGATTATTCACCTGCGGCCAGAGCGATTTACTGGTGAAACTGGACACTTTAATTCAACTTAATTAAAATGCAACGTGTAGAgtattcaataaaataaaacaggctCGTATTACCGCGTATTATTGCAGAGTAAAGAGTATTGTTAAAAATACAGATTATAGTATTATTAAGGAACAGATTAGAGTATTATTAAGGAACAGATTATAGTATTATTAAGGAACATATTAGAGCATTATTAAGGAACAGATTGAGATGTAAAGGGTTTACCTGCAGCAGGTACCTGTCGCTGATCTCCGCCCCGCAGCTCGTGCACGTGTTCCGAGTGGGAGCAGATGATGGGGGGCTGGAGCGGCGCTCGTGGGGTTCGCAGAACACGGACTGAACACGGAGgatccaaaaaaaattaattgccaACACATGACAcgatttaatgaatttaaacgCAGACCCAAAGGAACATATCGTtgataatatgaataatattcataatagtATGTAATAGCATTGAtatgtgaatacttatataATTAATCAGTGTATTATACCATTGCACAGTTCGTTTTTAAAATTGACAGGAATGAAATGGCATTTGATTGCGGTCAGAAATGAAGCAGAGAAGGGAAAAATAAGTCACTTGCCATGTTCTAGTAGCGCCTGGGCTCCAGACCTGGAGGAAACTCTGCGTCCTTTTTCTCGATCTTCAGCCTCGCATCACCTCTATATAAACCCCGTTCATCGTTGATCGGGACCctaaacaatgaaaaataattcCTTTCCCGCCGCATTTAAACTAAACGTCCACAATAAAACACTATTTGGACCCCCTTTCGGTATCGATCCTTCCGCGCGCTGAACCCCCCCCATTCCTGAAATAACGGTGCAGCAGATGAGGGTGCGGGGTGGGCGCGGACGTGCACGGTGTCAATTTAAACTGTCAGTCACGGGGGGCGTCGGGCCACCCAGCAAAAATCGAACTGGCACAAAAATATATGGTCTTTATTCTTTTCTGAAGTGCTAGCCCCGGAAGTGACTGTAAAGTGCTTTCATTAGAATGTTCTTCCCCTTCACattcagaaaataataaatagttaacaattaataaaaaaatatctaaaataaaaaatcaatgcagttaaaaatatttgatatttaatgAAGATGTAAATACTTGATGACCTGGATGTTCATTTTATTCCTCCGCTGAGTTTTgagttatttattaaatattgtaatcctcaaaaatgaacaaaatcctCTTCTGTTGTAAAATGCTCCGGGTCTGGGGTCTGGCTGTTACAGTTGCAGACCACCAAGGTTTTTATCCAGATCTGGTGGGGTCTGGAGTTTCTGCAACACCGAAATTAGAAGTTCATCATCATCTCACCCAACCATCATTCCTGcatcaataaaacaattaatataATCCATCATGCAGGAAACAGCCACTGCAGCTACTCTCTTGTGTTAAATCCACAGGGGCCAGCAGAAGAGATCAGACCACCACTAAAAGAAGGAAAGACGAGGAACGTTCACTGAGGAGGCAGTGACGTCCCAGTGCTGATTAGAAGGAGTAGTGATGTGAGCTGCCGCAAACTGGTGCACAACTGGCTGAAGTTGGCTTCAGTCTGGCTCAGTCTGCTGAGGACGAGACCAGATGGTTTCATTACGTGAATTACATACCGTCATGTACTGCGTTCTCAGAGCAACACCATGGAAATACAGGAAATACTCGGCATGAGAGCAGGAACCTCAAGGTCAAATTGACACTGCTCAGTTGTGTAAACTCCAAGGAGTTTTTTTATAACGTAAAATGGAAGCATTTTTATTGATGATTATGGAGGATTGTACCTCAATTAACTGAACTTTTCGAGTTGAAGGCATTTTCTGCGCTTCCTTAATTTTTCCCCTCACATGAACAGCAGTAGAAAAAGTATTTGGTGTGTTTTTCTGATCTTTGTGACAAGGCCTGTGTGTGATCGCTGCCTGCCTCCTGTACGGGGGCTGCAGGGGGCAGATGAGGGTCTAGATTGCCGAGCTCCTGGACGCAGCACAATGCCAAGTGCCACAATGAAAGATGGCTGCGAAAAGCAAATGTTTAGGTTAGGAGCAATGGGCTGCGCTAATGCAGCAGAGCGCTCTTATCTTGTTTCTGTAGCTCCACTGCAGCAATGCTGGGATTTTCAAAACTTGCCACtttccaaaaaaacacacaaatatttttcaaCCTTTAAatgttaggtttttttttattttatatctggTTCTGACAATATCTCAGCGTTGCCACTTCGAAAGCCTGCAGTGTGATAGGCTTGTATATTTTGGCCGGGAAGGCCAATGCATGATGGATGCGCCGAAGGAAAGAAATGGCCAGAAGACAGACATGCAAATTGGTTTCAGCTGATTGCTTCGTTTCGCCATGAGGTGACCTCCACTCTGCACCCGCCATTCGTGTTTACAGTGGAGAGGCGGCCGAGAGAGGATGACAGTCAAAGTGGCCCACGGGATTTTTCTCCCCCGCGCgatgaaaatatgaatatactTGCACAGTGAGTGGCTTCACCAGATGTTCCCACCCATTACCAGGTGTGGGTCTACGCTGGATCCATCAATGCTACAAACCAGCCACTAGTTAGGAAACAATCTCAGATGGTATATGTGCACAATGCATTTGGAACTTCATCAGAAACGCCAACTAAAGGCAACACTAATTTCATTACTATTAACGTTTAGTATGACCTTGATATCCATGTGTTACTAAGCAAAACTGAACAATTTCATAGTCATGGATCTCCTGGTCGTTCACCAGAGAAAAACTTTCCCAAATGTTGTGAGTCATGTGCTGGGATCTGATGGGAACAGCAGTTCTGTTGCTGCATTCTTTGTTAGAACTAGAAGCAGGCAGAGTGTATAGGGGTGCGTGTCTGTGATGATTTGTTCACTGAATAAACGCAACATATCTTCAGCCAAAGCACCAAAGTTACCAAAAATATGTGAAACAACAACATCAGACAACGTTCAATtagattcaggtctggggaaggtgcgggccagtccatagcgtcaatgccttcgtcttgcaggaactgctgacactccagccacatgaggtctagcgtttgacaatcttggtgttctctggcaaatggcaaaGTATTGGGCTATGTTGCCCTCCTACgacctcctccacatctcctgatgtactgacctgcctccatgctctggacactacattGACAGACACACGACctcctgcaggaccacgcctttattggggtcGTCTTGCTCATTGCCactaatttccacctgttgtctattccatttgcacaacagcatgagaaattttttgtcagtgttgcttcctatgTGGACAggttgatttcacagaagtgtgattgactttgtgttgttttagagttacattgtgttgttttagtgttccctttattttttgtgcagtgtattTTAGTAACAGCGCTGCTACTCTAAGgtgtatttaaaatgattattgtaATTCAGTGTTTACTTCTATGGGGATATAACTATCCTCATTTGTATGCCATTTGCATACAAAAAACCAGCATTTAAAAAACGCTAAATGGGCCGGTTTCCTCACAAAAACACGTCTCTG includes the following:
- the LOC114798376 gene encoding LIM/homeobox protein Lhx6-like; this encodes MTSVFCEPHERRSSPPSSAPTRNTCTSCGAEISDRYLLQVNNLYWHVKCLKCSVCRTPLRQHSSCYVKNAAVFCKTDYISTFGTKCSRCGHQIVAGDWVRRARTNTYHLSCFSCSSCQRQLSTGEQFGLLRDRVLCRTHYGAVLESLGRAAESGRQVAIEAVLPPENRPKAIKRARTSFTADQLQVMQTQFTRDNNPDGPTLQRLADLTGLSRRVIQVWFQNCRARHKKHPGLQYA